DNA sequence from the Vanessa tameamea isolate UH-Manoa-2023 chromosome 21, ilVanTame1 primary haplotype, whole genome shotgun sequence genome:
AAAACTAGTAAAGAAGTATTTATCACTATTTTAAAGGTGTCTCAAGAAGAGCGAAGACTTCTACTGAGCAAACAGGAACAGCTCGAAGCTGATTTGAATCAAACGAAAACGACGCTAGAAGAGAAAACCAAAGAAAATGAATCGTTGACTGAAAGAATTCGGTGAGTACACGCGATTGGGTTACCGTTAAAATGGTTTAAAGAAGTTTATTTCCAAAAGAACAAAGTTCGCTTAcaaaggaaattttaaaattataactacagttaagatattacaaataataaacagtagtGATATCAAACAAGATCAGTGAAATCCTCTAATATATGGGTTcttaatcgttttttaaatatatttagagattTTGAATTTACAACACTTAGAGGCAAAGTGTGTAGTATATCTCGTTCTGTcgtcattgatttgacattagaAAGAAAAACACAGCATTGTACGGTTAAACGATGAATTAGTATCTACAGCATACTaagcaacatttttatttaaagcaagTTCATTTCATTTATAGCTCGTCCATTTCAAATATCTGTATCCaatgttatttatctttttaacgTTGAAGTGTGAAATGAATATGACACAACgagttaaagaaatatttagtatcgtGTATGGAAAGTCAACTTAAATTGATAGCGCGTAGAAGTAACTCGATGCTCCGTTTGCGCAGATCGCTCGAGCTGACCGCGGAGCGCGCGGAGGCCGAGCGCTGCCAGTGGGAGCAggaggcgggcgcggcgcgggaGGCGGCCGTCGCGCGGCAGCAGCAGATCACCACGCTCGGGGACCTGCTGGCGGCGGCGCAGGCGCAGGTACGCGAGGCCGCGGTGCGACGGCGCGGCCGCCGCTCGCAGCGCTGACGCTCCGGTCGGTTCGCAGCTGGCGGGCGCGGCGgagggcgcggcggcggcggaggcggcggccacggcggcggcgcggcgcgagGCCGACGCGCGCGCGCACGCGCTGGCCGAGCGCCTCGCGCACGCGCAGCGCCAGCTCGACCGCGCGCACTCCGACGCGCGCAAGCTGCACGACGACGCGCTCGTGAGTGTCCGAGAGCTCCGAGAGCTCGGCGGCCATCTTAATGCCTACTTCACGAGCCGTACGAGCCCGGGTCCCGGTTCCGGTTCCGATCCCGATTATTCTCCGATCCAAGTTTGACCGAACCGACCGATTAGTAGAATTGGGGACCCGCGATCTAAGCCGagtctaaattataaaattttgattgaattgCAATTTCCCAGGTATCGAGAAATACCGCAAAATCTACAATATCGGAGTTGGAGTTTCAGCTCGAACAGTTGCGTCAAGAGAAGTCGGCTCTTCAGGGAGAACTGCAGACCTTGCAGGAGAATTCTTCCGAGTTGCAGATACAAGTAAgtttttcgaaataatattCGTGGTTCACGAGTCGTCACGAATTGGATTTTTGTATTCTAAAATGTGAATACACTCAGGTGCAGGTGGCGACGGACGAAAAACTGGCGCTCATGAGTCGCGCGGGAGAAGCGCTCGCACGGGCGGCCGACCTGGAGCGGCAGCTGCAGGACTCGCGCGCGCGACTCGCGCAGGTCACGCGCGACCGGGAGCGAGACGTGAGTACCGCGAGGGAGATAGAGATACACACGTGCCAGAGCGGAACGGAGATATGTTAATGTGGGAACGGAGCAAATAGATTTATAGATAGAGTACTCAGAATGTGACTACAACCTGCGGTGCGATTCACTCGTAGAATGTAGATAATCGACTTATGGTGATACGAATTTTTCTTCCTATAAatcacattttgacattttaagatAGTTTTCGGGAGTGAGTGTCGAGTCTCTTCTCACAGAATAGCTGTGTTGAGTTTAACTCGACATAAAATTGTacacaattcaaataaaatatagatttacttGTTGTGAAAATGTGTGAGAGgacatttctaaaatattattatgtaacaattattattgtttacgtagtgacaattatactaactaacACTAAGTGGTTAGTGTCTGTTTAATACTTGGTTTATGTAATGGTTTGGTGACATCGATTTATCTACTTTACGTTCAGGAGGCAGAATGGAAACAATTCCAGAGCGACTTGTTGATGACCGTTCGCGTCGCAAATGACTTTAAGACCGAAGCCCAAAGGGAACTAGAGAGACTTGTCTCAGAGAACAAGATCGCGAGAGATCGCATCCGACTGCTCGAAGATCAAATGCACTCTCTTAAAGGTAAGCGAGGGAGCGAGAAGAGGCAAGTTTGAGGGAGACAGCATGAGAGTATTACATTTTGGTGTTAATTGTGATCACGAttagaacattaaaatttttcttgCATGtggtttttaaagtaattgtagAAGTAGAAAACGAATTCGATATTACGATGAACGATATTTAGTGAACTGTTGTATGTAGATCGGTTTCAGAATATAGAGTTTGTATTCAAAATGTGTTCCTTTCGTACGTGCTTTCTattggtaatatatttttataaaaaatgtctcCAATGTGTGTGGCGTGTGGGGCTACGTACTTCGGCGGGTCGGTTCAACTCGTCAGTATTCGTCGAACACCAAAGTCGACCCGAAGCCATTACAACACATAGTTCGCCTGAAGCGGCGCTCCTGTCGGCATGCCTTCCTTAAATTGACATGTTCGGATCGACTCGGCACAATTTGGCTTTCGTTCTAAAGCATGTCGGTCGATcggcaatttaattttaccgcCCGGCTTGGCTCAGCTACGCAAGTCCACGTGTTCGATTTTACCTATCTACGCAATAATGCTGACCCGCCAATGTGAGTAGCACGTCTGAGAGAAACGTATAAAATTGATACTGATATTGATATAATGACACttgagttataattatttttcaaaggtttactcagtcccaaaattattttaaagagaacTCATTTGAATTACAAACTATATTCATTTGaccatttgtataaatatttaaaaatcctttGACTTTCTGCTTTAGTAGTAAGATCGCATGcgtaataaatagatttaaaatgaaacgaatACGAAAGTAAAGGAGcaaaattaacaacattatcACGCACTAATTTATTCTATGTGAGGCTTTCAAATGTAGTCGCAGCCATAGAACTAACAGAAAATTGtcgtctaaaatatttaaaatgtacacaaaacataattttaatataattaattttgtctaattaaaatttcatgtaCCGAAACAGGTGTTGTGAGTCAAGAATCTATGGATAGTACACAAAATTATTCTGACGGAAGGAGCTTGTCAAAAGATTCTGAAAGCTTCGATTCAAACAGTGAATGTTCTTCGATagacgtttttaaaaatataagatcgCGGTACTTATCAAGAGTTCACAGCGTGAACGAACTGCCTAAGGTTGAAAGTTTGGTAGATCAGgctttctttaaaaatatatctcaaagTGATTCAGAGGAATGTGCTTCTAACGAGCTTAAACTTGAAATAGATAACGTGACGACAGATGAAACTAATGACGATGACAGCTACAAATCGAGTTTCGACAACAGAGATGATTACCAGAGTCAAGTGTTGGCAGAGGCAGTTCTAACTCCCATTGCAACTAAAGGACTGAAGCGACAAGATGCACTCGACGTTTTCGCAAAGAAAATAAATCGCCAGGACGCTTTAAACAACTTCGCCGATCCAATCAATGACAACGATAACTATAATTCTAGGTCTGAAtcagataatattaaaagaataggACAAAATACTATTTTCAACAAGAATctctcaaatttatttaatggtaaaCAAAAGTCTTACAGTACGGACAATCTTAATACGAATTCAGAGTTTAAAAATGCTCTCACAGAGGCAACTAGCATAGAATTTTTCGATAACACTTACAGTCTTAGTAAATCGTCTTTGTTAAGCGATGGATCAGACAGCGTTTTCTTTTCTCCGTTAGAGacgaataataatgttattcatgtaaataataataataaatatattaaaaatataaacaaaacagacAGTGCGAAAGACATTTCTTCCGAAACTATCGAAGGAAAAGTATTGAATTTACCTGTGGTGAAAGCCGAATCTATTCTTCCATTTCCTTATCCAGAGGACATAAGTTGTAAAAGAAAATCTGACGCCGCTTATGATATATATCGTCAGCCGTCAGAAAGAGGTACagacttaaataaaacaattgaaaacgattttaaaaaagCAAATGAAGAATTAAAAGTTAACTTTAAGGCAGCCTTGGATAGAATAAGCGGCAATGATAATCTTACAACGTCAAATTTTTTGTGTTTGTCTGATACAACTCCAGATTcaaatatactagaaatagataATAACTTAGATATTGTAGATAATTTTGTGCCAGTAAAACGTCTATCTACTTTTAAAGGCGAAGAAAATATTGTTCAACAAAACGATTCAATCAACAATGTAAAGGAAAAGTATGTCATCGATTTCTTTGAAGATAATGTAACTGAAGAATTTCAGAGTAATGAATCTtcacaagtaaaaaataatgataaagttCCACAATCTGTCTCTAGTTTAAAAAGTGAGAAGCtttgtaatgataatattacaCCAGAAGAAGGAGAGACAAATCTTAGAAGTACGAAAAGTGTAGATTCTATTGAGCGAAATAACTTGAATGATCCGAAAACAATACAAGCACCACTCGATGATAACGTcagttatcatttaaaaataaatactgtcaCTGATTTCGACCCTCCAGACGTATCTTATGCTGTCGAGACACGCGATAATAAACCGAATTACGTTGACAATAAGGTTAAAACTCTCCTAACTCCAATAAAGCTAGTAAATTCCAATGTAGATCGTTCACCGACGCCGATAATACTTAGTCCTGTTTTAATTCAGCCAATATTTTTCCAACCTAACAATGCacttttagaatttaatttaacgaatGATACCAAAAAAGGAACAGTTTATTATGACGATATCGATCAAGTGATTAACAAAGAAAATTCTACAAAGGATTCTGAGAGTAAGCGGAGAGGGATTTATCagaaaaatactaaaacaaaacCACTACCGTTTCTTACTTTGAAGAAATTTGGATCGAATGAaaatgtgatggaatcaaagtCGTCTTCACCGAACAAAAGTCCTACGAAAACAGTAGTCAGATTATCTAAAACACCAGAATGGCTAATGGATAACCAGTACTATCAACCCCTGCAGAATGTACCTTTCCTTATAAACACAGCTCAGACATTTGTCAAAGACACATTACCAAAACCAGAGCTTCCGCCAAAACGAATTAATTCCAACCCATTTACACCCTTTGAACGGTCAAAGCAAATACAGGAACAAGAAAATTATTACGAAGAAATCGGAGAGCCCATAGCATTAGCTCAAACGATTAACGTCGCAGACGACGAGAAGATATCAAACAAAACGTCGACAGCTGAAGATTTTAAAAACGTAACTCGGGAGGAACTTCTTAAAGTACCGAGAAGACCAAAAAGGTCGAAGAATCATGAAACGACAGTACCAAGTAAATCTAAATGTGATGAAAGTGCAGAAAAAGGAATGGATACTATGACCAAATCCGTAATATCCTTGTCGCGAACACCGAGTGCAAACGAGAATGCTAAAAAATCGGGATCTGTTTCGGATATCGTTCAAAATTTGGCTAAAAATCAGGTCGAACCCGTGCCTCAAGTACCGTTGAGAAAGCTTTCCCTCCAGTCACAGAAATCACCTAATACAGATATTGATACGGGTTCGCTTCCCCGCTTACGAAAAACTTACCACTGGAAGACGTTGGAACACAAACGACTTTCACATCCTATAAGGTCATTAAACGACACCTCGCCTTCAAGACCTCTACGTAAGTTAGGCTTTGTGCCCCGACACGTCCCGTGTGATATCTGTGTATATCTTTGGATATATGtgtgtaatgtaaataacaGTGTAAGacttgtttttatgtataattgtgTGTCGTTTTAGTGTTTCATTCGGTGGAGGTGCTGTGTTGGTCGTTGGTCACTGTAAGCAAGCTTCTATATAGTTTTCATGAtatatgtttatgaaaataGCACAGTTCAACATATTTATGTCCGGTTAATATATTCACGAAACGATTTATTTGCTTACttgtagtaaaattgtctacgaAACTGATTTAAACTTGTCTTAAAGATTATAAtactacaaataatatattctatatatatatatatatatattaaggtaaATATATGAAGATGACAGcagtgttattctgtaagaattcacttcgtatcacAGTCTTAAAAACGCTCGTGTCCTGCGGTGAGTTTCGGATTTACTTCTTACTGAATAGTAAAGTTACTAGTGTTTTGGAAAATTATCATTTAGTCAATTCTACTAGCCGCAtacaaaacgaatcgtttccGGAATATACTAACTGGGTATTActagatatttaaaatcataagaCATTATTACCAAGCTAACCATAAACGCTGTAAATTTGGAACTTTAAGTCAGTACTCCTCGTCAACAAAGGAGGTTAAATATTgcacagtatttaaaaaaaaggaaaacgttaaaatatatgggaagaggttttatatatgtgtaaaatattattattggtcaaattttattaaataatttgtttaagttattatataaatagtgaacagttatttctattatataatttgcgtatcgctttacaaatatattggtgttggtaaatataattatgattggtCGGTTTTGGGTTAAATAATTCAGTCATTTGAGGATATCAATATATTCCTAGATATTAGACGACCATTGTACATTAGATAGCTACAATATATTAGAAACAcgatcataaattttatttaattttccgaAAGTATCGcccattttatattcattaaatcgTCTATATAAACGTAAGTACTACACTTGGTTCAGtatgtttagataaataaaataattaataattaaattctcaaataaattatttatttttaatagtttctaTTGGTTCATAAGATCCACTCGtgcaaaaaaagaaaatcattataattgcaGTAAAATTAAGCTTTCGTTTCTTCTCTTTAACGGTATTTAAAAGTATTGACAAGTTATAGTTTACATTCGAAAATAGTTTCGTGACCATAAACGTATAAATCCCGTAAGACCATAGAGTACTAAATTTGGTCGTACTTTTCATACCAGCTATACCCCCTCGAACAGAAGAGACGCCGCCTCCTCCTCCGTTGCTGTCCAGCGCTTCCCTCCAAGATATCATGGCGACCGCCGCATCGCATAGACGGACTAAAGGTAACAAATATCCTGACGCTCTTAAACTTAGAATTTTtctctttataaataatgtaccttaatattatatatataaaataattcttgtatatttatgtatgtatgtatagtatcTCTATGTAGTCTTTGTGAAATCCCGTCTTGGTAGCTACGCcccattcaaataatattttctcgtAACTATAAAAATGTAGTGTTCGTTTATGTTCGAAATTTTGTTAGTGACAAGATCTCTATAGGAGGGAAAGAGACGAAATGTttctaattacataatatatgcgTCTTTGTCCCCCATAGTGCTATCTCTGTCTCGAGGCTGATTTCACACAGTCTACATCGTTTAGTGACATTTATAGATAAAGTGTTCTTCAAATGATGTCGTATGCGTAATGACATAGGGATCATTTTTGCATTTGATTAATGTATTAGCTACGCCCCATTCATCACATATAGTGGTCTGacgagtgagtgagccagcaaGAGTACAAGCCCCAGAGACATAAGATCTTACTTCTCAATATGGGGTGGTTTATTTTTCTTGCAGTGCAAAATGTCTATGGACAGCGGTGAACATTTTAGTATCGGCTGAACCATTTGCTAGTCTGccttcatatattaaataattaaaaaaatgaaattcacAAAACATAATAGTTGAGTCTTTTAAAACCGAAATACagcatataacatacataacataatcagcctgtaaatttcccactactgggctaaggcctcttctcccgttgaggagaaggtatggagcatattccaccacgctgctccaatgcgggttggtggaatacacatgtggcagaatttcgttgaaattagacacatgtaggtttcctcacgatgttttccttcaccgccgagcacgagatgaattataaacaaattaagcacatgtaaattcagtggtgcctgcctgggtttgaacccgaaatcatcggttaagatgcacgcgttctaaccactgggccatctcggctcttaaacaTATTCCCGCAACATAACATCAATggtataattgaaattaaatatatataatacatttaagagagccgagatggcccagtggttagaacgcgtacatcttaaccgatgatttcgggttcaaacccaggcaggcaccactgaattttcttgtgctgaatttgcgtttataaattcatctcgtgcttgccggtgaaggaaaacatagtgaggaaacctgcatgtgtctaatttcaacgaaattcacgaacccgcattggagtagcgcaGTGGAATATAtcaagaccttctcctcaaagggagaggaggccttagcccagcagtgggaaatttacaggctgctaatgtataatgtaataaaaatatataatacaatttttcacatgactatattttttttatttttttttattaagaaagcaaacagtgacattaaaaaatattaaattacaaatatatataacaattcacAATTTAGATGCTCTCGCATATAaacattatgttaaattatagaaatacaTGCCACTCTGGTTTATTTACTAGGTCGatagatacaaaataaacaagataaaaaaaaagatacattatgagggaaaaaagaaaaacaaacgtTAGAGCTGCTCATCAAACCAGTTCATGGTCATTTCGCGCTTAAGTGCTGGTACAGTCATGATCGAATGAACTATGTGTTCGTAAcgagatatataattatttacaggtGTAAGTAGACAAGATTCGCGTCTCTCGGTGAAGTCCCTCATAGAGAGTATAGAAAATGCAGCGAAGGCGGCCAAACAGTCGCCAGCCACCACGCCGGTTACCGAGTGGCCACAGGTGGAGCTCCCTACGAACTCTTAAATTAGCTTTCGTTTCGTATATTgctattagataaaaataaattgtaaggcGAAAATATATTGACCCAGTGACTGAACAGAGAGAGCAGTaagatttatgatttatatgtatttacccttatttcattaatatacttTTCCATACAGTCTCATCTCCTCGTGTTATTCAGTATCGTGATTATGTTTGATgggttatatatctatatatcaaatttgacgacctccgtggtcgagtagtgtgtacggttttcatgggtacgctactctgaagtcccgggttcgattcccgtccgagtcgatgtagaaaagttcattagttttctatgttgccttgggtctgggtgtttgtggtaccgtcgttacttctgattttccataacacaagtgctttagctacttacattgggatcagagtaatgtatgtgatgttgtccaatatttatttatttatttaaaaggcgaaataccactcactgatcgatcacgaaatctcagaaactataacacgtaCAAACTTGAATTTTGCCAAGttggttccttatagggtgtagacatcggATTTgcaagaacggattttacgaaactccacccctaagggagttggaagtttgtatgaaagtcctatGTTTTTGTAGtgagagacttgaaatttaaaatgaatgctCTATACATGGTGTGGAGGAAATCAACCCCCTTTTGGGATTAAAACAGGGGGTGGTCGTTTTTATGAAAGTCCaatgttattgaagttaaagtaattatagCAGAAAGATTGTATTTAAGTAGTAAGTAATAGATAACAACTACTTACTATTATAAGGAGGGATGTTTTATTAAtcgtacatttaaattatattaaatgtgttgAACCGATTATTCAGCAATaaccttttaatttatttcggtAACAATAAGACTCTAACAGCTACAAGCTAAAATAACTGCGGATAAATCCGCGGGCACAGGCGCCAAGTTTGAGCGAGTTGCATGTTGAGACTATATGTTTGAATatgtaataaagttatatatacaaaaaaccgCTCTGAAATTACTGtaactgttatatataaatatatataacagttaCCGTAACATATCTAACTAATGATTTgtgatctatataaataatgtccAACAGGTCCAAACAACAGTAACAAACACATCGACGAACATTAAGAACGGTATGTCGGAGCCGCCGCCCGCCACCAACGGCACCGCCAACTACTCCGCCAAGCCCCCCGCGCCCCGCAACAACCGACCCTCCCCCATCACCACAGGTGTGTTATGTCTGACATTCATTATTGTCTGACTATGTTTAAGCATGTCATATTTTaactatgttaataaaatataatctcatACGACACAGTCtccgtgttttttttattatatagtaacgCGGACTGTcaaatggccacctgatggtgagtagTCATCACCTACCATAGACataagcgctgtaagaaatattaactattccttacatcgccaacgagCTACCAactttggaagctaagatgttatgtcttttgtacccgtcgttacactggctcattcctTCAttccttccaaccggaacacaacaatactgagtaccgcCGTTTGGTTTAGAATACATAACACGTGTAGCATCTCTCCTCTCGCTCTATTGCAATATCTggaaagggacggaagtgtgtaacagaaTGCTCGGTTAGTGCGCgctgtttaatttgaccaatgagcgcgcgtgCTCGAGTTGGCCGTCAGTTGGTTCCAACCTTTCCGAGAGAATATAGTGATAATTTGGCTTATTACCGAGATGCGATGTCAGAGGATACACGCCATCTTCGGCTCATGTAAAGCTCTCTCCTTTAAAAGGTCCTTTCGATCTTTCACTACAAAACAATTTCGACAAATAAATATGGTCATATAAATGTTTGAGCTGTAAAATAATGATACGTTTGATAAACGAGCGGCACTGAAAagcagtttatatatatttctggcCGAAACTGCGTTTTGTTAGTTTCAtctctatgtacatatataaatgaatccCCATTTCCCTTGATCACGAATTTACCGATTTCATTcatatattgtttacaaatttgTAGAAGGCTCtggaaagaaatattaagataaatgcAGAAAACTTAAGATCATTCCATATTAGCAGTTTACGCTGATTTTCTAGAAGGGATTTtgccaatgtaaataaaattgcagtAGGAGCGGGTCGGCATGTGttaattagataatataataatcaccttaataaacatgaatttgatattgttagttttaacgcattttattattttaatcttttatttgatGTCATTAGAATACGACACGAGTTATTTTGAGCTGATCAttcgtttttaatacaaatttaaatacagtgTTCCTTATCTACGTTTACattgtatgtacataaataaaataaaataaaatagcctttAATGCTGCTTCTTCTTACAATAAATTGATACATGCCTACttgttaaaaactaaatatatattctaattctaatttatattgaagTGATCGGCAACTGGTTGCTTTAGTTGAACAGCTTGTCTGTCGACAAAGGCCTCCTCTAAAGATTTCCACGTATTCCTGTCTCTTGCTAATCGGCTCCATATTGGGCCAGCTATTGTCCGCAAGTCATGTAcatataaatgcaaattttattgcatatattttgAGAATGataaggttttaatttttttctttaacgttAACGATTTCGTAGAATCCGTCACATTCGATGTAACTAATTCgtcgtttaaataataaatgaacgcATGTATGTGTTTGCTTATTTTCTTACAGCATGGCAGCATGAGAGAGGAGCATAGCTCTCGCCTTATCGATTACCTAACTAACCTGTCTGTCTGTGTATCTGTAAAAACTTCCCAtgactaatataaattatttctcatCATACTTCCTAAATTGTCCACTGTAgtgtttgatttatttgtaactaaaaatttattttgtatctgttgtcgtttttgtttatgtattatttcaaaatgcttgccattagatatttatttataattattaatttttttattgattcaatGAAAACTCTTTTAAATGCAACcgataaaataatttgcatttaatattgtGCTTAGaacgatatttaaattgtaatttttcggGCATTCAGTTTTgctatacgttttttttttaaatagaagcaTCATCCATTGCGTCATTAGTGATGTTCCCTGgtgtaaaaaaatcatttggtGGATTGTATCTAAACTCCATTACGCCTAGCGATCATTTTCGCCCCCTTTCACGGCTTTGTGTCAGTTATATTATACgaataatttactatattatgcataatATTCTTATGATAATGCATTAGTTGTTGCCATATTTgacttcaataataaaactgagACGAAGCTCGGTGTATACGGCTTGTTGATGTGTCTAACGCGCGGGGCAGAGACTGCGGCCAGCGGCGCCAACATGACCAACATGGCCAATATGAGCAGCATGGCCAACATCGCCAACATGCCGGACGAGCAGCGCGCCCTGGCCACGCTCCAGCAGAAGGCCATGGAGTCGTTCGTGAGGAGAAACAGCTACGGAGATATATGTGAGTGACTAATGATCATTTGAATTTTGCCGTGCCTTGTGTCTCTGTGTGTTTCGCTTCTACTAATCATAGTGTATGTTACACTGGGCCAAGTGTATCGATACACTAAACGTGTACAGGCGTACATatgaaaaaatacacattttttttatatattgtcaatacatttctataaatatcAGATAAATACAGctgtatattaagtatttaattataaaataacaatctgCAAATATCCTACTCCTTTTGGGCTAAGGGTTTTTTTGAGATGGTTTTGAAGGGTTTCGACCAACCTGTTCTAGCGGGTTGGTGAAAACACTTGTGACAGATcaacacatacaggtttcctcacgatgttttcgatTCAACGCCCACTACGAgatgaaacacaaataaaagaaaattctgTCAGATTGATAACGTATGGGATTCGGctgtttttaaagtaaaaggCAATTTTATTTACCTGATACTATACGATActcaaattatattctattatttattatttttagtaaccggtattttatttttcatttcatacgaatatattttatatggttactccaccacgctggtccaatgcgATTGGTAGACAtatagatacacatgtggtagaatttcattgaaattagacacatgcaggtttccccacgatgttttcct
Encoded proteins:
- the LOC113399571 gene encoding uncharacterized protein LOC113399571 isoform X5, with translation MMKFKSLFRRGPSQGKQEATLKGAPSVSSLDSKHHKVAPAREKTHKIFGSKEKLHKAHKKKDLGNNNAVLEDPELREGLEFEDGQDRDHDYGSAEELGVGSVDERGSQECISLPVTLNADHMPGFQEVELRPRVPSEVSLTSGVRELESLRRELEASAMERAQLQARVDELLERANEADRLRAELERLKNHESEREAALERLADENGALRARLRGVAHSPLSDSEKRQLLLAPAPRRMHSSAPASIALAHNGEGDSGEASTPEWDKHSSSSLSEVSVACLQDRILQMEEHHYSTSEELQATLAELADLQSQLADAHADNERLADEKQVLLESLCRQTEKLEDSRTKVDTLQELLMREGVEPETVVSGDVDQQLFAVLKVSQEERRLLLSKQEQLEADLNQTKTTLEEKTKENESLTERIRSLELTAERAEAERCQWEQEAGAAREAAVARQQQITTLGDLLAAAQAQLAGAAEGAAAAEAAATAAARREADARAHALAERLAHAQRQLDRAHSDARKLHDDALVSRNTAKSTISELEFQLEQLRQEKSALQGELQTLQENSSELQIQVQVATDEKLALMSRAGEALARAADLERQLQDSRARLAQVTRDRERDEAEWKQFQSDLLMTVRVANDFKTEAQRELERLVSENKIARDRIRLLEDQMHSLKGVVSQESMDSTQNYSDGRSLSKDSESFDSNSECSSIDVFKNIRSRYLSRVHSVNELPKVESLVDQAFFKNISQSDSEECASNELKLEIDNVTTDETNDDDSYKSSFDNRDDYQSQVLAEAVLTPIATKGLKRQDALDVFAKKINRQDALNNFADPINDNDNYNSRSESDNIKRIGQNTIFNKNLSNLFNGKQKSYSTDNLNTNSEFKNALTEATSIEFFDNTYSLSKSSLLSDGSDSVFFSPLETNNNVIHVNNNNKYIKNINKTDSAKDISSETIEGKVLNLPVVKAESILPFPYPEDISCKRKSDAAYDIYRQPSERGTDLNKTIENDFKKANEELKVNFKAALDRISGNDNLTTSNFLCLSDTTPDSNILEIDNNLDIVDNFVPVKRLSTFKGEENIVQQNDSINNVKEKYVIDFFEDNVTEEFQSNESSQVKNNDKVPQSVSSLKSEKLCNDNITPEEGETNLRSTKSVDSIERNNLNDPKTIQAPLDDNVSYHLKINTVTDFDPPDVSYAVETRDNKPNYVDNKVKTLLTPIKLVNSNVDRSPTPIILSPVLIQPIFFQPNNALLEFNLTNDTKKGTVYYDDIDQVINKENSTKDSESKRRGIYQKNTKTKPLPFLTLKKFGSNENVMESKSSSPNKSPTKTVVRLSKTPEWLMDNQYYQPLQNVPFLINTAQTFVKDTLPKPELPPKRINSNPFTPFERSKQIQEQENYYEEIGEPIALAQTINVADDEKISNKTSTAEDFKNVTREELLKVPRRPKRSKNHETTVPSKSKCDESAEKGMDTMTKSVISLSRTPSANENAKKSGSVSDIVQNLAKNQVEPVPQVPLRKLSLQSQKSPNTDIDTGSLPRLRKTYHWKTLEHKRLSHPIRSLNDTSPSRPLPIPPRTEETPPPPPLLSSASLQDIMATAASHRRTKGVSRQDSRLSVKSLIESIENAAKAAKQSPATTPVTEWPQVQTTVTNTSTNIKNGMSEPPPATNGTANYSAKPPAPRNNRPSPITTETAASGANMTNMANMSSMANIANMPDEQRALATLQQKAMESFVRRNSYGDICERKDPLNALQVKNGGSKRNALLKWCQQKTTGYNNIDITNFSSSWNDGLAVCALLHSYLGEARVPYASLSPHDKRTNFSVAFAAAESVGIPTTLNIQDMIQQERPDWQQVMAYVTSIYKHFET